From a single Calditrichota bacterium genomic region:
- a CDS encoding DUF2764 family protein gives MDKYYFLVAELPTLFFSKEPELSVEYFLSEAEKWMSARDLQILSRVDINDYLVHPKSPRVLRDFQHFESALRTDLARFREEKKQNIDYKLTSVPPSLIKEGNPLEVEIKLLELRWKLLDEMQREHHFDLAYLILYYLKLQILQRYGTFNKEKGLEKFQKLYEVIYESGDRKDNGN, from the coding sequence ATGGATAAATATTACTTCTTGGTGGCTGAGTTACCGACGTTATTTTTTAGCAAAGAACCGGAGCTTTCAGTTGAATATTTTTTGAGTGAAGCAGAAAAATGGATGTCGGCGCGAGATCTTCAAATTTTGTCTCGGGTTGACATTAATGATTATCTGGTGCACCCCAAAAGTCCCCGCGTTTTGCGAGATTTTCAACATTTTGAGTCAGCGCTCCGTACGGACCTGGCTCGATTTCGCGAAGAAAAAAAACAAAACATCGATTACAAACTCACCTCTGTCCCGCCATCTCTGATCAAAGAAGGAAATCCGCTGGAAGTTGAAATTAAGCTGTTGGAGTTGCGCTGGAAATTGCTGGATGAGATGCAGCGGGAACACCATTTCGATTTAGCATATTTGATTTTGTACTATCTGAAATTGCAGATTTTGCAGCGGTATGGTACATTTAATAAGGAAAAAGGATTGGAAAAATTTCAAAAGTTATACGAGGTAATTTATGAGTCAGGCGACAGGAAAGATAACGGGAATTAG
- a CDS encoding GTP pyrophosphokinase produces the protein MFEKQRFLEKYSLTGKELAGLGISWQTLNKIYDHYAGIRDSHLPTAKYVAGELSQTPHIHFVKYRLKDPDHLIEKIIRKKMEHPELQIDELNYSEIITDLIGVRAIHLFKRDWIYIHKFITSTWPLKSEPKAYVGCSTDEKIIREYSKNHCIVRTHPYGYQSIHYLVICQNKKAEQIVEIQMRTILEEAWSEIDHQIRYPYQSDDPLISEYLKIFNGLIEQLDQMGGVIRSLKNGKANGKLILNSPLGKKNRE, from the coding sequence ATGTTTGAGAAGCAGAGATTTCTGGAAAAATATTCATTGACAGGCAAAGAGTTAGCGGGTTTAGGAATTTCCTGGCAAACACTGAATAAAATTTACGATCATTATGCTGGCATTCGGGATTCTCATTTGCCGACAGCAAAATATGTTGCCGGGGAATTGAGTCAGACACCGCATATTCATTTTGTAAAATATCGTTTGAAAGATCCGGATCATCTGATTGAGAAAATCATTCGTAAAAAGATGGAGCATCCGGAACTGCAAATCGATGAATTGAATTATTCCGAAATTATTACAGATCTCATCGGCGTTCGCGCCATTCATTTGTTTAAGCGGGATTGGATTTACATCCATAAATTTATCACTTCCACGTGGCCGCTGAAATCGGAGCCCAAAGCTTATGTTGGTTGCTCCACTGATGAGAAAATCATCCGCGAATATAGCAAAAATCACTGCATTGTCCGAACCCACCCTTATGGCTATCAGTCGATCCATTATTTGGTCATTTGCCAGAATAAAAAAGCGGAACAAATCGTGGAAATTCAGATGAGAACTATTCTCGAAGAAGCCTGGAGCGAAATCGATCACCAGATTCGTTATCCGTATCAGAGCGATGATCCGCTGATTTCGGAATACTTGAAGATTTTCAACGGACTGATTGAGCAGTTAGATCAAATGGGCGGCGTGATACGCTCGTTGAAAAATGGAAAGGCAAATGGGAAACTAATTTTAAACTCACCTCTCGGGAAGAAAAATAGGGAATGA